In Candidatus Hydrogenedentota bacterium, the genomic stretch AGTTCCTTCAAATGCGCCCACTCGTCCGGACGCCTATCGCCGCTTCGGATATCGCGGGCGTTGTCCGGCGGCGGTGCGATCATACGGGCACGCCGTCCCGCATCCCGCACGGCGTTCAACGCCAAGTTTCGCGCTATGCCGTACAGCAACGTCGAAAATTTCGCCTTCGGCGTCAGACGATGCAAATGCCGATACAACCGGATGAAACTTTCCTGCGCGAGATCTTCGGCGTCCTGCGCGGATCCCGTCATCCGGTAACAAAATTGCACAATACGATGCTCATACCGGCGAACAAGTTCGGCAAAGGCCGTCTCGTCGCCCGCTTGGGCCTGTGCTACCGTGTTCCAATCCGAATCGTCGTTCACGCTTTTCCACTCAAATCCAACACACCCCCTGTCAAAAAGTTCCACACCATCCTACGAAACGCCCTTGCAACGCGCAAGCACGCAAACGGACACGAGTACATCTCCCTTGCTAACGCCCCGGAAATGCATGAAGACGACAGGATTCCAAACATTGCATTCCGCATTCAAATTCTTTTTTACCGGGCCTCCGCCACGGCAAAAATGCCTATAAGCGGCAACCGGCTAAACAGTTCAATATTCGCATTTAAACCCTGTCCAGCCGCATAAATAATCTAATTTATTCAATTCTTTATCGTGAAATATTTCACATTGCAAAAACAAAATACTTGTAATTTTGAAAAGTTCATGGCATAATTCATTCACTTTCTGCGATGGGAATCAGTAGAAAGTACGCAAGAATATGCTTCTTGTCGTGAAAATTACGGAAACCACTCTCAATTTTAACGGGAAAAATACGGATAAGGAGGAGGGAATGTCGGAAGTATCCAGACGGCAATTTCTGGTGGGCAGCGGCGGTTTATTGGGTTTTCTGGGGATTGACCTCTCGCCTGCACTGTCGTTCGCCGAAAGCCGTACGGCGCGGATCACGAGGGGCCGCCAGACCACGACCATTTGCCCTTATTGCGGGTGTGGCTGTTCCGCGGTGGTGTCGTCGGAACAACGCGACGGACGATGGGTGGCCATCAATGTGGAGGGCGACGCGGATCACCCCATCAACGAGGGGACGCTGTGCGCGAAGGGCGCTTCGTTGTACCAGATGTGCAACAACGAAAACCGTCTCAAGAAAGTGCTGCATCGCAAGCCGGGCTCGGACCGTTTCGAGGAAGTGGATTGGGCCACGGCGGCGCAGCGCATCGCCCGATTGATCAAGGATACCCGCGACGCCTCGTTCACCGAGCGCAACGCGAAGGATCAGGTGGTCAATCGAACGACCGCCATCGCCTCGTTGGGCAGTGCGGCGCTGGACAACGAGGAATGCTGGCTGTATCAGAAATTCGTCCGCGGCCTGGGACTTGTCTACATCGAGCATCAGGCGCGGCTTTGCCATTCCTCGACGGTGCCGAGTCTGGCGGCCACCTATGGCCGCGGCGCGATGACCAATCACTGGATTGACCTGAAAAACAGCGACGTCATCCTCGCCATGGGCTCCAATCCGGGCGCGAACCATCCCATTTCGATGCACTGGGTCATGAAGGCCAAAGAGAACGGGGCCAAGTTGGTTTGCGTGGATCCGCGTTTCACACGGACAGCTTGTGTCGCGGACGTATACGCGCCGCTGCGTTCGGGCACCGACATCGCCTTCTTGGGCGGTATGATCAAATACATTCTCGACAAGGATCTCATCCAGCGCGACTACGTGCTGAATTATACGAATGCATCGTTCATCGTGAGCGACGATTACTCGTTCGACGAGGCTTCGGGGCTGTTCAACGCATACGATCCGGAAAAGCGCAAATACGACAAATCGAAATGGACCTATAAACTGGCCGAGGGGACACCCACCGAACCCCAGCGGGACATGACGCTCCAAGATCCGCGTTGCGTATACCAATTGCTCAAGAAGCATTATGCGCGGTACGATATGGAAACCGTGTCGAAGGTCACCGGAACACCCGTGGCGGACCTTGAACGAGTCTACGAAACGTATGCCTCCACGCACCGGCCCGATCGCGCCGGCACCATCATGTACGCCATGGGCTGGACCCAACACACGGTGGGTGTGCAAAACATTCGCGCCATGGCCGTCATTCAGTTGCTGCTGGGCAACATCGGCGTGGCGGGCGGCGGCGTCAACGCCATGCGCGGCGAGTCGAACGTCCAAGGTTCGACCGATCACGGCTTGCTGTTTCATATCCTTCCCGGCTATCTGAAGACGCCGGCGGCCTCGCTTCCGGCGCTCGAAAACTACAACAAGACCAATACGCCGGCCACGCTGGGCGCATCGAGCGTCAACTGGTGGGGCAACACGCCAAAGTACATGACAAGTTTCCTCAAGTCCATGTTCGGCGACAACGCCACGCCGGAAAATGATTTCGGATACGCATGGCTTCCGAAAGTAGACGACGGCGTCAACTACTCGTGGCTCCAGATATTCGACAAGATCCACGAGGGAGAAATCCGCGGCATGTTCGCCTGGGGCATGAATCCCGCGTGCAGCGGCGCCAACTCGAACAAGACCCGGCAGGCGCTGGCCAAATTGGACTGGCTTGTCAACGTCAACATCTTCCCGAACGAAACCGGATGGTTCTGGGAAGATGCCAGTCTTGGTATTCCCCCTTCAAACATCAAGACAGAGGTCTTTGTCCTGCCGGCAGCGGCTTCGATCGAAAAACAGGGCAGCATCACCAACAGCGGGCGGTGGATGCAGTGGCGTTACAAGGGCGCCGATGCGCCGGGCGACGCACGGCCCGACGGCGATATCATGAATCTGATTTTCGCCGAATTGAGGAAACTGTACGCATCCGAGGGCGGCCAATGCCCCGAACCGATTCTGAACCTCCGTTGGGACGAATATCTCCACGACGGTGAGATTGACGCCGAGGCCATTGCAAAGGACATTAACGGCCAGTTCTTGGCGGATGTGACGCTGGCCGACGGCAAGAGTTACAAGAAAGGCGAACTCGTGCCCAGTTTCGCGATGCTTCAGGCCGATGGAACCACATCGAGCGGCTGCTGGATCTATGCCGGCTCGTTCACGCAGGACGGCCAAAACAAATCGAAGAAGCGCGTGCGTGAAACATCGGGCATCGGGCTGCACCCGGATTGGGCATGGTCGTGGCCGGTCAACCGGCGCATCCTGTACAATCGGGCCTCGGTGGACGTGAACGGCGTGCCGTACAATCCGCGCGTGCCGGTGATTGCGTGGGATGCCGATGCGGGGAAATGGACGGGGGACGTGGTGGATGCGCCCGCAACGATTCCCCCGATGGCGCAAGCCGGCGGCAAACTGCCTTTCATCATGAACGAGGAAGGCGTGGGGCGGCTGTGGACGATGAAACTTGAGGACGGGCCGTTTCCGGAGCATTACGAACCCTTCGAGTCGCCCATTGACAACAACCCCTTCAAC encodes the following:
- the fdnG gene encoding formate dehydrogenase-N subunit alpha, encoding MSEVSRRQFLVGSGGLLGFLGIDLSPALSFAESRTARITRGRQTTTICPYCGCGCSAVVSSEQRDGRWVAINVEGDADHPINEGTLCAKGASLYQMCNNENRLKKVLHRKPGSDRFEEVDWATAAQRIARLIKDTRDASFTERNAKDQVVNRTTAIASLGSAALDNEECWLYQKFVRGLGLVYIEHQARLCHSSTVPSLAATYGRGAMTNHWIDLKNSDVILAMGSNPGANHPISMHWVMKAKENGAKLVCVDPRFTRTACVADVYAPLRSGTDIAFLGGMIKYILDKDLIQRDYVLNYTNASFIVSDDYSFDEASGLFNAYDPEKRKYDKSKWTYKLAEGTPTEPQRDMTLQDPRCVYQLLKKHYARYDMETVSKVTGTPVADLERVYETYASTHRPDRAGTIMYAMGWTQHTVGVQNIRAMAVIQLLLGNIGVAGGGVNAMRGESNVQGSTDHGLLFHILPGYLKTPAASLPALENYNKTNTPATLGASSVNWWGNTPKYMTSFLKSMFGDNATPENDFGYAWLPKVDDGVNYSWLQIFDKIHEGEIRGMFAWGMNPACSGANSNKTRQALAKLDWLVNVNIFPNETGWFWEDASLGIPPSNIKTEVFVLPAAASIEKQGSITNSGRWMQWRYKGADAPGDARPDGDIMNLIFAELRKLYASEGGQCPEPILNLRWDEYLHDGEIDAEAIAKDINGQFLADVTLADGKSYKKGELVPSFAMLQADGTTSSGCWIYAGSFTQDGQNKSKKRVRETSGIGLHPDWAWSWPVNRRILYNRASVDVNGVPYNPRVPVIAWDADAGKWTGDVVDAPATIPPMAQAGGKLPFIMNEEGVGRLWTMKLEDGPFPEHYEPFESPIDNNPFNGQPFNPACKVFKGPMDKRAEPGGAEFPIVASTYRLTEHWQTGVMTRNCPWLLELQPQMFVEMSETLAEEKGIRAGDVVEVKSARGTVLAVAIPTKRFKPMTIMGKTVHTVGMPWCFGWKTPNSGDSANLLTPNIGDANTMIPETKTFLVNIEKAHGKTLRTVPELSATRRA
- a CDS encoding sigma-70 family RNA polymerase sigma factor, whose translation is MNDDSDWNTVAQAQAGDETAFAELVRRYEHRIVQFCYRMTGSAQDAEDLAQESFIRLYRHLHRLTPKAKFSTLLYGIARNLALNAVRDAGRRARMIAPPPDNARDIRSGDRRPDEWAHLKELDAMIHEGLQALSPAHREILVLREFNGLDYDAIARIIRCRKGTVRSRLARAREQLRIRIEQAGGKAV